One segment of Marvinbryantia formatexigens DSM 14469 DNA contains the following:
- a CDS encoding glycoside hydrolase family 3 C-terminal domain-containing protein, giving the protein MKKSKAVLAWGISAVLIGSALGAGNYLAYHSFSGLADTVFGGVRPVYNTDVISMYPATNASSKEEAFQNAQEVNLRVAEEGFVLLKNEAEALPLQKGAKISVFGKNSVNLSYGGSGSGGFDTSNNQNLYDSLENAGFDINQTLKKFYEDNGASGPARSANSSDLDSGDNQRIATAETPQSKYTDAVKASYDSYKDAALVVITRIGGEGFDLPRYQGTTEGAVSADSHYLELDQNERDLLAAVCEEGFEHVVVVFNVPSSFEATFLKDSAYAAFSDKVDAAVWIGFTGSNGITALGEILNGEVNPSGRLVDTWASDFTQNPSFQNFGTGHTDQTTDKYDAGMYYSVDYEEGIYVGYRYYETRGLTDGEEWYEENVTYPFGYGLSYTTFEWNVGEASADEFDLESVITVPVTVKNTGDTAGKEVVQLYVSAPYTEGGIEKAHKVLAGYAKTSLLQPGESETVTVSFEPYSAASYDYRDANENGFCGYELEAGEYTLYVSRNAHEEESAITLTLLEDIQIGEDPVTGNEVVNRYTGIEDNLDSDWQLDTVLSRADWEGTWPTAQTDETHAGSAELLAQIEDIETNNPTDFEEEDAPWFGEDVISVLRDLLPETPAADYHAIVDYDDDRWEEILDACSEEEMLELINNGAYHTKALETVGLPATIHGDGPAGFTCFMNSEQVNGTCQYVSEPVMAATWNDALLEEIGEAMGEEGILGDKATSQPYSSIYAPGVNIHRSPFGGRCSEYYSEDPYISGMMASAQIRGLQAKGVVPMLKHFAANEQETHRSIGGDLSWVTEQSLREIYLKPFELAVKNGESRGIMSSFNRIGARWTGGDYRLLTEILRDEWGFRGTVICDFNTIPQYMVPRQMFYAGGDLDLATLETSMWTDADTSENGDAIVLRNATKNILYSFVNSNAMNAEVIGYNPPLWHGYLLWLDIGVAALLLLWGVLAFIHRAKHNKKLQSMTADS; this is encoded by the coding sequence ATGAAAAAATCGAAAGCGGTACTGGCGTGGGGGATTTCGGCGGTATTGATCGGCAGCGCCCTTGGTGCGGGCAATTACCTTGCCTATCATTCCTTCAGCGGCCTTGCAGATACCGTGTTCGGCGGGGTGCGCCCTGTTTATAATACGGATGTGATATCCATGTATCCGGCAACAAATGCTTCCTCAAAGGAAGAAGCGTTCCAGAATGCGCAGGAGGTGAATCTGCGCGTGGCAGAGGAGGGCTTTGTGCTCCTGAAAAATGAGGCGGAAGCATTACCGCTGCAAAAAGGAGCAAAAATCAGCGTTTTTGGAAAAAACAGCGTGAATCTGTCTTATGGCGGGTCCGGTTCCGGCGGCTTTGATACCAGCAATAACCAGAATCTGTATGACAGTCTGGAGAATGCAGGATTTGATATTAACCAGACGCTTAAAAAATTTTATGAGGACAACGGGGCGTCCGGTCCGGCGCGTTCCGCAAACTCCAGCGATCTGGACAGCGGCGATAATCAGCGCATTGCAACGGCGGAAACGCCCCAGAGCAAGTATACGGATGCGGTAAAGGCAAGCTATGATTCTTATAAAGATGCTGCCCTGGTGGTGATTACACGTATTGGCGGAGAAGGCTTTGACCTGCCGCGTTATCAGGGAACGACAGAGGGAGCGGTGAGTGCGGACAGTCATTATCTGGAGCTGGATCAGAATGAACGCGATCTGTTAGCTGCTGTATGTGAGGAAGGCTTTGAGCATGTAGTCGTAGTATTTAACGTGCCTTCCAGCTTTGAAGCGACATTTTTAAAAGACAGCGCCTATGCTGCTTTTTCGGATAAGGTTGACGCAGCTGTATGGATTGGCTTTACCGGCTCCAACGGAATTACGGCGCTGGGAGAGATTTTAAATGGAGAGGTGAACCCCTCCGGACGTCTGGTGGACACCTGGGCATCTGATTTCACGCAGAATCCTTCCTTCCAGAATTTTGGAACCGGGCATACGGACCAGACGACGGATAAATATGATGCCGGTATGTATTATTCCGTAGATTATGAAGAAGGCATTTACGTCGGTTATCGCTATTATGAAACACGCGGGCTGACGGACGGAGAAGAATGGTACGAAGAAAATGTGACATATCCTTTCGGCTATGGATTAAGCTATACGACGTTTGAGTGGAATGTAGGCGAGGCATCTGCAGACGAATTTGACCTGGAGTCTGTGATTACGGTTCCGGTAACGGTAAAAAATACGGGAGATACGGCGGGTAAGGAAGTGGTCCAGCTTTATGTTTCTGCTCCATATACGGAGGGCGGCATTGAAAAAGCCCATAAGGTGCTGGCCGGATATGCGAAAACATCTCTTCTGCAGCCGGGGGAGAGTGAAACCGTGACGGTTTCCTTTGAGCCGTATTCCGCAGCCAGCTATGATTACCGGGATGCAAACGAGAACGGATTCTGCGGATATGAGCTGGAGGCGGGAGAATATACCCTGTATGTATCCCGCAACGCGCATGAGGAAGAGAGTGCGATTACACTGACATTGCTTGAGGATATTCAGATTGGAGAAGATCCGGTGACAGGCAATGAGGTCGTCAACCGCTATACGGGCATAGAGGATAATCTGGACAGCGACTGGCAGCTGGATACTGTGCTTTCCCGTGCAGACTGGGAGGGAACCTGGCCCACAGCACAGACGGACGAAACACATGCCGGAAGCGCGGAGCTGCTTGCCCAGATCGAAGATATTGAAACCAATAATCCGACCGACTTTGAGGAAGAGGATGCGCCCTGGTTCGGAGAGGATGTGATCAGCGTTCTGCGCGATTTACTGCCGGAAACGCCAGCAGCGGATTATCATGCGATCGTTGATTATGATGATGACCGTTGGGAAGAAATCCTTGATGCCTGCAGTGAAGAGGAGATGCTGGAGCTGATTAACAACGGCGCGTATCACACGAAAGCGCTGGAAACGGTGGGACTGCCCGCCACGATACACGGCGACGGCCCGGCGGGCTTTACCTGCTTTATGAACAGCGAGCAGGTGAACGGTACCTGTCAGTACGTGAGCGAGCCGGTGATGGCGGCGACATGGAATGATGCATTGCTTGAGGAAATCGGAGAAGCGATGGGAGAGGAAGGTATCCTTGGCGATAAAGCAACTTCCCAGCCATATTCCAGCATTTATGCGCCGGGCGTAAATATTCACCGCAGCCCGTTTGGCGGACGCTGCTCTGAATATTATTCCGAGGACCCGTATATTTCCGGTATGATGGCATCCGCACAGATTCGTGGATTGCAGGCAAAGGGCGTCGTTCCCATGCTGAAGCATTTTGCGGCAAATGAGCAGGAGACGCACCGCTCCATCGGAGGGGACCTCTCATGGGTTACGGAGCAGAGCCTTCGCGAAATCTATCTGAAGCCGTTTGAGCTGGCTGTCAAGAATGGAGAAAGCCGCGGTATCATGAGCTCCTTTAACCGCATCGGCGCGCGCTGGACCGGTGGTGACTATCGTCTGCTGACAGAAATCCTGCGCGATGAATGGGGCTTCAGGGGAACCGTTATCTGCGATTTCAATACGATTCCGCAATACATGGTACCGCGTCAGATGTTCTATGCGGGCGGCGACCTCGACCTGGCGACCCTGGAAACCAGTATGTGGACAGATGCCGATACCTCTGAAAATGGTGATGCAATCGTACTGCGAAATGCAACGAAAAATATTTTGTACTCCTTTGTAAATTCAAACGCCATGAATGCGGAAGTAATCGGATATAATCCGCCGCTGTGGCATGGATATCTGCTCTGGCTGGACATCGGCGTGGCAGCGCTGCTGCTTCTGTGGGGCGTACTGGCATTTATTCACCGGGCAAAACACAATAAAAAGCTGCAGAGTATGACGGCAGATTCATAA
- a CDS encoding radical SAM protein has protein sequence MHYTGTIWRPPYEADSLLLEVTAGCTHHNCKFCTLYSDLPFKFRMSPLKDIESDLLEAQILRTNPHSKMLNILSGKSCPEPIRRVFLTGANPFVLKTDKLLEIAEIIRKYLPSVESIGCFARVTDSVKKTDEELTLLRQAGYNRLTIGAETGDNAALSFMQKGYTARDILTQCRRLEQADISYGFFYLTGISGKGNGESGAKATAKIFNQLHPFLVGPNMLTIYPDSVLYREIRNGNWQEEGELEKYRELHTLVENLHIETYFAAMGASNAFQLRGRLPEDKEKLLKTLERIISDVSEQELRRYRKHLPHL, from the coding sequence ATGCATTATACTGGAACGATCTGGCGTCCTCCCTATGAGGCGGATTCGCTTCTTCTGGAGGTGACGGCAGGCTGCACGCACCACAACTGCAAATTCTGTACGCTGTACAGTGATTTACCGTTTAAATTCCGGATGTCTCCCCTGAAGGACATCGAAAGTGATTTGCTGGAAGCACAGATTCTTCGCACAAATCCTCATTCAAAAATGCTGAATATTCTTTCGGGGAAATCCTGTCCAGAACCGATCCGGCGGGTTTTTCTGACGGGCGCCAACCCGTTTGTTCTGAAAACAGATAAGCTGCTGGAAATTGCAGAAATCATACGAAAATATCTGCCCTCCGTCGAATCCATCGGCTGCTTTGCCCGCGTAACGGATTCCGTAAAAAAGACGGACGAAGAGCTTACGCTGCTCAGACAGGCGGGCTATAACAGGCTGACCATCGGGGCAGAAACCGGGGACAACGCGGCGCTGTCCTTTATGCAGAAGGGCTATACAGCCAGAGATATTCTTACGCAGTGCAGAAGGCTGGAGCAGGCTGATATCTCCTACGGTTTCTTCTATCTGACCGGTATTTCCGGAAAAGGGAACGGCGAATCCGGTGCAAAAGCCACCGCAAAAATCTTTAATCAACTGCATCCGTTTCTGGTCGGACCTAACATGCTGACCATTTATCCCGATTCTGTGCTTTATCGGGAAATCCGGAATGGAAACTGGCAGGAGGAGGGAGAGCTGGAAAAATATCGGGAGCTTCACACTCTGGTTGAAAACCTGCATATTGAAACGTATTTCGCTGCAATGGGAGCCTCCAATGCATTCCAGCTCAGAGGCAGACTGCCGGAGGATAAAGAAAAGCTTCTGAAAACGCTTGAACGGATTATTTCTGATGTCAGTGAGCAGGAGCTGCGGCGCTACAGAAAGCATCTGCCGCATCTGTAA
- a CDS encoding winged helix-turn-helix transcriptional regulator, protein MRKSEAAAERCKTISAMQKMLGGKYKIELLWYIGKCDVRRFGQLRRQIGEITESSLTKQLRELEAEGFIVRTDFHEVPPHVEYSLTDLGESFLSVLDYMKEWGDKNLNVFQKKE, encoded by the coding sequence ATGAGAAAATCAGAGGCGGCGGCAGAGCGGTGCAAAACGATTTCCGCTATGCAGAAAATGCTGGGCGGGAAATATAAAATCGAGCTGCTCTGGTATATCGGAAAATGCGATGTAAGGAGATTCGGACAGCTTCGTCGTCAGATTGGAGAGATTACGGAAAGCTCGCTGACGAAACAGCTCCGTGAGCTGGAGGCGGAAGGCTTTATCGTCCGCACCGACTTCCATGAGGTGCCGCCGCATGTCGAATACAGTCTGACAGACCTGGGAGAGAGCTTTTTATCTGTTCTTGATTATATGAAAGAATGGGGCGATAAAAATCTGAATGTTTTTCAAAAAAAGGAATAA
- a CDS encoding InlB B-repeat-containing protein — protein MKKFLKAFSRTGLALVTVLCMMSSFAMAADELPGPDTSKEVKELEVYQLPDKTVYLVGEEFSAEGGIVKIIYEDGSEGYISMTDEAITMKAPAMKSVNTKNVQMKYEGAKLTFKVEVVAGMCNVTFIAEGCDDQVQEVSKGDTAKEPEEPARDGYVFSGWYADNDYTHLYDFSAGVQEDENVYALWVKDGAELVNVTFDYDYYGTALSQYTYPVESGACVAQPSNTPERTGYSFEKWVGEDGNDFDFSAPVTADTTIKAQWTKTATDAQTWVFEAEDTDLSGKIGPSYSGSAQEESMIIFNDSVEASNDRMVGYLYESGISLEFYVASDMDVDDAELTVRIAGEYVTMSYDSNDYQVLVNGEALTFPQVTVEADTATAITPCDDLIKISGVSLKEGENLIQLVTNNNNAVSGTTFKANAPIVDCIKLTTTAVVIWDENHGLPMTENYQK, from the coding sequence ATGAAGAAATTTTTGAAGGCTTTTAGCCGGACTGGTCTGGCGCTTGTAACAGTGCTTTGTATGATGTCGTCTTTTGCGATGGCGGCGGATGAGCTGCCGGGACCGGATACCTCCAAAGAGGTGAAGGAGCTTGAAGTTTATCAGCTTCCGGACAAGACGGTCTATCTTGTAGGAGAAGAATTCAGTGCAGAGGGCGGTATCGTCAAAATTATTTATGAGGATGGCAGCGAAGGCTACATTTCCATGACGGATGAAGCGATTACCATGAAAGCGCCTGCTATGAAAAGCGTAAATACGAAAAATGTGCAGATGAAATATGAAGGAGCAAAGCTGACCTTTAAGGTGGAGGTAGTTGCCGGCATGTGCAATGTGACCTTCATTGCAGAAGGATGCGATGACCAGGTGCAGGAGGTTTCAAAGGGAGATACTGCCAAAGAGCCGGAGGAACCGGCAAGAGACGGATATGTATTTTCCGGATGGTATGCAGACAACGATTATACCCATCTGTATGATTTCAGCGCCGGCGTGCAGGAGGATGAAAATGTTTATGCACTGTGGGTGAAGGATGGAGCAGAGCTTGTCAATGTAACGTTTGATTATGATTACTATGGAACAGCGCTGAGCCAGTACACCTATCCGGTGGAAAGCGGGGCGTGTGTGGCACAGCCCTCCAATACGCCGGAGCGCACAGGCTACAGCTTTGAAAAATGGGTTGGCGAAGATGGAAACGATTTTGATTTCTCCGCTCCGGTTACCGCCGATACCACGATCAAAGCGCAGTGGACAAAGACAGCGACGGATGCGCAGACCTGGGTGTTTGAGGCGGAGGATACTGATCTTTCCGGAAAAATCGGACCGAGTTATTCCGGTTCCGCGCAGGAAGAAAGCATGATCATTTTCAATGACAGTGTGGAAGCAAGCAATGACCGTATGGTAGGTTATCTGTATGAGTCGGGAATTTCACTGGAATTTTATGTGGCTTCCGATATGGATGTGGATGATGCAGAGCTTACGGTCCGCATTGCCGGCGAATATGTCACCATGAGCTATGACAGCAATGACTATCAGGTACTTGTAAACGGCGAAGCTCTGACGTTCCCGCAGGTGACAGTTGAAGCGGATACAGCGACAGCGATTACGCCCTGTGATGACCTTATCAAAATCAGCGGGGTCAGCCTGAAGGAAGGCGAAAATCTGATTCAGCTGGTGACAAACAACAACAATGCTGTTTCGGGTACAACTTTTAAGGCAAATGCACCGATTGTTGACTGCATTAAGCTCACAACGACTGCAGTGGTAATCTGGGATGAAAATCACGGACTGCCGATGACGGAAAATTATCAGAAGTAA
- a CDS encoding AAA family ATPase: protein MEMRKKKLPIGIEDFQEIRTEGFYYVDKTEMIRELLENWAKVNLFTRPRRFGKSLNMSMLKYFFDLNTDKSIFDGLKISEAKALCEEYMGKFPVISVSLKGINAGNYETARAMAVWTINEEASRMQYLLESDRLTQYDKEKFSDLLSRKMDDATLFGSLRELSGLLRKHYGQKVVILLDEYDVPLAKAFSQGYYEQMIVLIRNLFEQTLKTNENLQFAVLTGCMRISKESIFTGLNNLRVLSIADVRFDEYFGFTDAEVRELLDYYGLSGSYDAVKEWYDGYQFGDVGVYCPWDVLNYCDSLRADSEAQPQNYWSNTSSNDAVKRFIQQVDMEPTKQEIERLIAGETIKKEIHQELTYQDMYSSIENLWSVLFTTGYLTQRGKPEKKLFSLAIPNMEIREIFTEQIMTLFKEDIRKNRETVDDFCRALQEGNAAEVEKQFSQFLKKTISIRDTFVKKQLKENFHPEGVPSVYHGILLGILGSYHAWIVSSNREAGDGYSDILLYMDEEELGIVIEVKYAQNGRLEEGCREALEQIETNRYEEALREEGAEHILKYGIACYKKRCRVILADMAE from the coding sequence ATGGAAATGAGGAAAAAGAAGCTCCCCATCGGGATTGAGGATTTTCAGGAAATCCGGACGGAAGGCTTTTACTACGTAGATAAAACGGAAATGATTCGGGAGCTGCTTGAAAACTGGGCGAAGGTGAATCTGTTTACCCGTCCGAGAAGATTTGGCAAATCTTTAAATATGAGTATGCTGAAATATTTTTTCGATTTGAATACGGATAAATCCATTTTTGACGGACTGAAAATTTCGGAGGCGAAAGCGCTCTGCGAGGAATATATGGGAAAATTTCCGGTGATTTCCGTATCTTTAAAAGGAATTAACGCGGGGAATTATGAAACTGCGCGGGCTATGGCAGTATGGACGATTAATGAGGAAGCCAGCCGGATGCAGTATCTTCTGGAAAGCGACAGGCTTACGCAGTATGATAAGGAGAAATTCTCAGATCTTTTGAGCCGTAAAATGGACGATGCAACGCTTTTTGGAAGTCTGCGTGAATTATCGGGACTGCTGAGAAAGCATTACGGTCAGAAAGTGGTAATTCTGCTCGATGAATATGATGTTCCGCTGGCAAAAGCGTTCAGCCAGGGATATTATGAGCAGATGATAGTGCTGATCCGCAATCTGTTTGAACAGACGCTGAAAACAAATGAAAATCTGCAGTTCGCGGTGCTGACCGGCTGTATGCGGATTTCAAAAGAAAGTATCTTTACCGGACTGAATAATCTGCGTGTGCTGTCCATAGCGGATGTTCGGTTTGATGAATATTTTGGGTTCACAGATGCAGAAGTGAGGGAATTGTTAGACTACTACGGATTATCCGGAAGCTATGATGCGGTAAAGGAATGGTATGACGGATATCAGTTTGGAGATGTGGGCGTATATTGCCCTTGGGATGTGCTCAATTATTGTGATTCGCTGAGAGCGGATTCTGAGGCGCAGCCTCAGAATTACTGGTCAAATACCAGCAGCAATGATGCGGTAAAGCGATTCATCCAGCAGGTGGATATGGAACCGACAAAGCAGGAGATTGAACGGCTGATTGCCGGAGAGACAATCAAAAAGGAAATTCATCAAGAGCTGACCTATCAGGATATGTACAGCTCGATTGAGAATCTGTGGAGCGTCCTCTTTACGACAGGATATCTTACCCAGAGGGGAAAACCGGAAAAGAAGCTTTTCAGCCTTGCCATTCCCAATATGGAAATCCGTGAAATCTTTACAGAACAGATTATGACGCTTTTTAAAGAGGATATCCGGAAAAACAGGGAGACGGTGGACGATTTCTGCCGTGCGCTGCAGGAAGGAAATGCGGCAGAAGTGGAAAAGCAGTTTTCGCAGTTCTTAAAAAAGACAATCAGCATCCGCGATACCTTTGTAAAAAAGCAACTAAAAGAAAACTTCCACCCGGAGGGCGTGCCTTCGGTATATCACGGAATTTTACTTGGAATCCTTGGCAGCTATCATGCCTGGATTGTATCCTCAAACCGGGAAGCGGGAGACGGCTACAGCGATATTCTGCTTTACATGGACGAGGAAGAGCTGGGTATCGTAATTGAAGTAAAATATGCCCAAAACGGCAGGCTGGAGGAGGGATGCCGGGAAGCACTCGAACAGATAGAAACGAACCGGTATGAAGAAGCGCTCAGGGAAGAAGGCGCAGAGCACATCTTAAAATATGGAATTGCCTGCTATAAAAAGCGCTGCCGGGTCATACTTGCGGATATGGCGGAATAA